A genome region from Planctomycetia bacterium includes the following:
- a CDS encoding glycosyltransferase family 2 protein: protein MATDYDLDIGLIYTYEDAWMLPIVRSLAASGPGLRMRLLLVDNASERGTEPWTKEFPKSVVIRNERRLGYAENLNRILERSIAKYALLLNTDMFFDPREACLTKLVRFMDANPECGLSTCRIYRYDNSYAFGPRRYPSLRGSIGRRFEDIKLFHQDVDDSQYRDRDPYATFACDWFTGCLFFARSEAVNRVGPLDAGFKKYYEDVDWCGRFNNEGYQVVHYGGTYCFHAEQRSSKRIFSPDGRKHLQSYARWLWKWRSRPRSAGEFFQPAAATNRRDVELPQQLLNEWSLPHLISANNVRSAA, encoded by the coding sequence ATGGCGACGGATTACGATTTAGACATCGGTCTTATCTACACCTACGAAGACGCCTGGATGCTCCCGATCGTGCGATCGCTGGCCGCTTCCGGGCCCGGGTTGAGAATGCGCCTGCTGCTGGTCGACAACGCATCGGAACGGGGCACCGAGCCGTGGACTAAGGAGTTTCCGAAATCCGTCGTTATCCGCAACGAACGCCGGCTCGGCTACGCGGAAAATCTCAATCGCATTCTCGAGCGCTCAATCGCGAAATACGCACTGCTTCTAAACACCGATATGTTCTTCGATCCGCGTGAAGCGTGCCTCACCAAGCTGGTGCGCTTCATGGATGCCAACCCCGAGTGCGGCCTGAGCACCTGCCGGATCTACCGTTACGACAATTCTTATGCCTTCGGCCCCCGGCGATACCCTTCGCTTCGCGGTTCGATAGGCCGTCGGTTCGAAGACATCAAACTGTTCCATCAGGACGTCGACGACTCCCAGTATCGAGATCGAGACCCGTACGCGACGTTCGCTTGCGATTGGTTCACCGGTTGTCTTTTCTTCGCTCGCTCGGAAGCTGTAAATAGAGTCGGCCCGCTCGACGCCGGATTCAAGAAGTATTACGAGGATGTCGATTGGTGTGGGCGTTTCAATAACGAGGGATACCAGGTGGTTCACTACGGTGGAACCTACTGTTTTCACGCCGAACAACGATCCAGCAAACGCATCTTCTCGCCCGATGGCCGCAAACACCTTCAATCCTATGCTCGCTGGCTATGGAAATGGCGATCCCGACCTCGAAGCGCGGGTGAGTTTTTCCAACCTGCCGCTGCAACGAATCGCCGCGACGTCGAATTGCCGCAACAGTTATTGAACGAGTGGTCTCTGCCTCATCTCATTTCCGCAAACAACGTTCGCTCGGCGGCTTAA